TTGAATGAACTCTTTGTGATGATCATAACATTCTTAACAACCTGTTTTCTCTCCATCTTTCACCTAAAGTAAAACCTTGACCACCAAGTCAAAAAAAATTATCTACATTgtgttggatttttttatatacaaaatctaaaatgAACATTGTGTCGGATTTTTGtgcttggcaaaaaaaaaaaaaaagtatgcgTGCAAATAGTTATCTCAATTAAAGCTCATATTTCCTGAAAAACTCCCCATAATTTCCACAATAGGGACTAGGTTTAGGCGGATAGAACCTTGGAATTAGTTTCCTTTATCATGTAACTGGCTCCAAAATATAATATGTATATAGTTTACAACATAATTTACTTTTACTCATTGTTTGTTTGTTCTCTCACTGTGGATATATAGTTTTCATctgctttgttttgttttcccgCATGTTTTAAAGCTAGCTTGATGTAGTAAGCCGGAAAAGCTTACAAGAGTGAAACTATGGACACAATATTCGCATACCTTGTTGTCCTTGTACATATACATCATGGGATGTGAAATAGGACTGTGTTTGGAAATTTGATTGATTTAGTTATCTTGTGAAGATTATGAATTTCTTTTTTAAAGATTTCTTCTAGGAAATTAAACTTGTTAATTCGTGTATTGGTATATTTCTCTTGTATCTAGATTATTAAACTTGTTAATTCGTGTATTGGTATATTTCGATTTAGTTATCTTGTGAAGATTGTGAATTTCTTTTTTAAAGATTTCTTCTAGGAAATTAAACTTGTTAATTCGTGTATTGGTATATTTCTCTTGTATCTAGATTATTAAACTTGTTAATTCGTTTCTCTTGTATCTAGATTTTGAACTAAATTGGATCCTTGTATTTGTTAGGAATCCTcaggcctaactaacctcgaaaaccggcttgtaAGATTAGGGTTGCTCAAGGATTATTAAGCATGGGATTTGGGTTGtcctaggcgatgtggtactatttaacacccACCTCAACGACTAGGGCTACACTGATGGAGTGGCACGGAAGCCACGGACGCACACTGGCGGGGATACTGAGTGGTACGGAAACCACGGACGCACACTGACGGGGATACTGAGTGGTACAGAAATCACGGGCACACGATGATGGACACGAGTAGCGTTGAGTGGGGTCTGACTCTGATAGCATGTTAGGAATCCTCggacctaactaacctcgaaaatcgGCTTGGAAGGTTAGGATTGTCCAAGACTTATTAAGCATGGGACCTTGGTtgccctaggcgatgtggtactatttaacaatATTTTTACCATTTAGCTTGTTAAGCTTGAGAAAACATATACTATATTATGCTTTGACATCCTTGTATATATAAACATTTAAGTTTGAATTAACTATGAAAATCAATGTGGCAATATTCCAAAAACATGCTACAAATATTTATGGAATGGGATTAATTGTATTTGCCATACAGGGAAATGCAGTGGAGCCAGAGGAGCAAAGCTCGGCCAAAGCTCCAATGGTAAAGTTAAACAAAGGGCTGCCTTGGATGCTTACATATGGGCAGTGGAATTAGGATGCAGAATGGATTTTGAATCAAATTCTTGTCAAATAATAAAGCTTATCAGAAGTATGCATGCCGAGAAGATAGGAGCTCGTTTCACTATGGATCACGACGGAAAGGAAGTTGTAGAAAGTGGTACTTGGAGCACAACAAAAATAGAGATAATCGCCTACCAGTCAATTTAGCTACATATAACTCTGACTGTGATTTTGATGGGTCTTGGAACCAAAACACTATTAACAACATTATTCCTATTATCTCAGGCAATTGCTTCCGTGTACTGTTAGAATACGCACTAGTAATCATGTTGTTTCAGACTTGGATGGTTTGGATGCAAACCTGGTGGAAATTGCCAGTTTGCGCAGCAGCACCAGATTTCAACAATTTTTAACAGTTTGAGGACTGCTTTCTTTTCCTCTTttatccataaaaaaaaaagaattaatatgctTTGATATAACCTGGATCAATCGTATTATTCTAGACGGATGTCTAGAATGTTCCCTAATGAGTTGGATGAGGATGAAGTATTTGAAATCAAATAGATAAGGATGGTTCCGGATGCGATTTTGAAAATACGCTAGCCATACGGACCCGTTAGATTAACTATATTTAAATAAAACAAAGTCAGTGGGTTATAAATTCCGTTACTCACTTGAATTCCATCGTATAAAGGTAGGTGTGGATggaaatggtgatgaagattAGTTGAAAGACGTTCATACTTTTACCTCACAAGATAATGATCTCAAAAAAGTGAGCTTTCAGAAGATATGCGATTTTCCACGAGTCAGTTTGTTCGCTATTCAGGACATGCTTATATTGGATCACTTGCTCATATTTAATCATCTTACTCCACTTagcatagagaagctcagttgcgTTCTATTGCTGTATCTATTTCTGAATACTGTATTCTTGGTTTGCTATGGGCTTTATATTATGATGATCTAGCTTGGTCTATGTATTAAATAATGTGATTCGAATTttaatatgattttgttttgaatGTGTTTGGAATGGAATTTATACTCTCTAACTGATAGTTATAAATACCGCAAACCAAGAGGTAGGAAAAACCTTATGCAGTTGATGTTATTATTGTGTACACATAGGCTTTGTCATGCATTTAATTAGGTGCTATTAAAACAGGTTCAAATATCATCTCCCATTACGGACTAGTTTGGTTTAGatgatgaccaaaagaaaacatgaaTACATTACATAAAGTTTATAGATGAACTTGAAAACTTCAGTTTCTTTCTTTCATGtatatgtataatgaattttcaCTATGAAATGAAATCATCAAACAACTCCTCCAAATGATCACTAGTCTCTCTATAAGTTGGTGGAAGAAGGTGGGACTcctatgaaatgaaatgaaatcatCAAACAACTCCACCAAACATGGCCTAAGCAGCTTGGGACTGGAGTGAACTCGAGATCAAAACTAGAACTCAGAAAAGAAGAAATCACGTCTATATGATTCTTGTTTACTGAAACTCATATCTGTAGTAGTCACCCATGGATCAATGAAGTATTTCCGTTTAATAGCAGCTTTATAAAAGTTCCAACGGTCGTTATAATATTCGTTAACTCTATCAAAGGTTCCAAGATAATAGAATGGTGCTCCTAAAACTACCTCTCTATGAAGCCTACCAAAGAGATCAGCGATTTCTTCAAAGCGACCTAAATTATTTGTAATGATACCCCGACTGCTTAGGAACTCAACGTCTTTCGCAGTGACTACGAGCCTATCCATGAATAAAGCATAAGAAGTCACGTAAATAGTATACCGGTCGGAAAACTGCTCAGCCGCCATGAGATTTCTAAGCAGAGGTTCCGTGCGGCCAGAGATTATAACAGGTGGTATTGTCATAACTCCATCTTTGAAGCTGACATCAAGGAAACTACTTTCCGTCGAACCCTTAACAATCTTGATTCCTGCTATATTCAACTGTGTCGCACTAGGCATGTACAATCTTGATGTATGAACCGTGTTTGGTTTAGGTAAGAATAGCTCCGTTACGAACTTGGTAGTTACGCGTAAAGCATGTATCAGCCGCCGCAGTGGTGGACAGACCTCGCTATCTTCGTTATCCACAAGAGGATGAAATGTATTAGATAAGTGATCCAGTAAATGGTTATAGTGGACGCCTTCATGCAGATCTGTTTCTTTCATTTTACGGAGAACAATTTTATCTCTTGGGAAGCTGATATAATTTTTGAAGAAACCATAAGAAAGATAACCAATGGTTTTAAGCGATTGCTCTTCATCGGATGCTGTTAATTTGTATAGGCTTTCGAGAACAAACATAGGAATTTGATTTTCAATGAGTAGCAAATCCCAAATAAGATTTTGTGATTTCCATGGATTATGAGCTAAAGGATCATCATCCCTTAATGGTTCAACTCTATAATTCTGGAATAGCCCAACGATGAACAAACCATCAACCACCATCATCTCTATAAATTCCTTGCTTTCGAGAAGGATAGGTTCCGCGTAGCACTCTCTAATTTCTTTTTCAAGCTTCTTGATGGACTCAAAACACTTTCGCAATAACGCTGTTGCCGAGTTTGTATCTTTCTTTCCCCTTTGAGTTAGAACATCGCTAATATAATACAACTTTACTTCTTCTGTTCCCTTTAGCTTTGCATTTCCGTAGTGGATCGGTCCAATTGATACAACCGCTGGTACGTACACACTAGGACTGCTTACTGCATGCAACTTCTCATGCACTTTGTAGATGCATACTTGCGATCCCCAAAGACGCGTAGGTACTGCAACAAGTTTCCCTATCAAGTCGTCAACTACCAACGAAACGTCTTTACCTGCCATTGGTACCTACACAACCATAGTAGATGGAACTAATTAGAAATAGTATGAATCTGACTCATCTGAATTTGTTATCTCTTCTTGCTCAGTGTGCAGTACACACAATGTAATCATATATACTTCGCAACCTGACTCGGTCACCATTGGGATCAGACATTAAAGCTGACAAAGCCGGCTCTTAGAAAGCAGCCTTTTATGGTATAAACTCTAACTCGGGTGCGATACAACAGTTCCACAAAATACAAGTTAAAGAAATTGCGCAATACACATTTTTGAGTCACGTAAAACCATCATTAACTCCCGAGAGCTACTAACAATGGCACTGCGGCAAGGGTATGCACCTAGTATCTTAAGAACACAATCAGATTAAGATTAGAGATAATAACTTGGGGAGAAAAGCCAAGAGAGTTAGCCTGTACTATATTCTGATCTCCCTTGACGATTCGAAACTTGATCAGGTCAGGTATGGATGTGCAAAATTTTGATTTGAAACATCTTTGTTTATACTAATTGGTAGGAAGACCTACACGCTATAATTTTATCATCTTTTTTATTAAaaagcaacgtatttctttttataaaaagaaaatgatCTTGTGGATGAGTTGGTTCTAGGAAGTGAAGAACTTCAGTTAGCTCTGTAATGTGGAATTATGGACAGAATAGTGCTTCATTTGAATGAATGTTTATGATTATGACCAAAACATGCTTAACAACCTGTTTTTTCTCCATCTGTCGACCAAACTAAAAACCTTGACCACCCAACCTATATATTCAGAAGGGTTAATTACAGTCCAAAAAACAACCAAAAGACCCCTGCACTGGGAATGGTGGATCCCAGCTTGTTgcttctttgatgaccaagaaaagaatCATGTTCCTAAATGGAATGCATAACCTGATGTACTCTTCCTTCCTTCAGTATCTCCATCCCAATCACTATCTGTATAACCAACTAATTTAGGTTTTTCTGAAACTGAGTAAAAAATTCCAAAGCTAGTTGTTCCTCTGACATACTTTAAAATTCTTTTTGCATCTTGTAAATGTGATTGTCTTGGTAACTCCATAAACCTACTAACTAACCCCAACAACATAcataatgtctggtcttgtagCAGTTAAGTATCTGAGACATCCAACAAGACTTTTAAAGTCTGTTGAATTTACTAGTTCTCCTGATTCATCTTTTGTTAGCTTCAATCTCTCTTTTATTGGAGTCGAAattggattacaattatccatcTTCAAACGCTTAAGTATTCCTTTTGCATATCTTTGCTGGTTAATAAAGATGCCTCTTTCTATTTGTTGTACTTCAATGCCCAGAAAATATGACCTTAACCCAAGATCTGTCATCTCAAATTCtttcaccatatcctccctgaattccttgatcatctctgagTTATTACCAGTAAAAACAAGATCGTCCTCATATAAACAAACTATAATATTATTTCCAAGTGAACCAGCTTTCAAATACAATgtatgctcatgtggacatcttgtaaaacCTTTCTCAATGAAGTATGCATCTATTCTTGTGTACCAAGCAcgtggagcttgttttaaaccatacaaagctttATTTAGCTTGTACACTTGATTCCCCTTCCCCTCCATAACATAACATAACCTGCTGGTTGCTCAACATATACTTCCTCTTCTAGTACACCATTTAAGAATGCACTCTTCACATCCATCTGAAATTTTTTCCAATGCTTCTGAGCagctagagatatgatcattctCACTGTGTCAagtcttgcaactggtgcaaagacTTCAGAATAATCTATTCCTTGCTGTCTGTATCCATTAGCAACTAACCTTGCTTTGAATTTATCAACTTCACCATATGATTTGTACTTTGTCTTGTAAACCCATTTAACTCCTATTGCTTTCTTTCCTTGTGGAAGTTCAGTAAGCTCCCACGCATTGTTCTTCTCTATTGAGTTTATCTCAGCTTCCATTGCTTGTACCCATCAATTATTTTTAGAGGCTTCTTcataaacaacatgaatacaatcTCCATATAAAGCAAAATTAATCTCTTCTTCATCAGTATCATCAGTATCTCTCGATATCACATAATCCTTCAATCTTGCTGGTACGACATATTTTCTTGTTGGTCTTGCATTGTCTTGTTGTGATGTTACATCAGTTCTTACCTCTTCAGTTCTTACTTCTACTTCATCTTGAGTGTTTATTTATTCTTCAACTGCTATTGAAATTGTTCTTACAGTTTTATCTGTTGAGTTGGTATCATTCCAATTCcactgagaatcttcatcaaaaATTACATCTCTACTAATAACTATTTTTCATGTTAAAGGAttgaaaagtgttagagcatagctcggtcaacctcgcatgcgtttctatatcaagcttgtttgtcaatgttagtgatcaaaaatataaagtcttgatttctagcctattagctaagtctcgtactaggatagaaaaagtgtagttgagctcaaggacttcatggtgattcaacgaaaatgacgaagatctacaccaaggaaccgtggaacttcatcaactaaaaggtatgtgaagacttgaacttatctatcactcgaaagtctatctattcttctcctacttcttatgagacaaaagtcgtatgctatatagactagatcatatacacttgatatttcgagctgagtgttcattgcttatcttttactcaaaatcatgtgttggtaaagcgtttcgctttgatcaggtttatcttcacctagtgacgaaagtcatgaaagtttcaatcactttggaaattgctctgacgagaaaggtctgttgttctccACGACTGGATAtctccctctgagaatgtttcaatgattgaaatgagagtttagattatataaccatgtattccttgaaccgaagttttcgaactttgttgatcaagagaaatcggtaggattgtggaattggctttccaagtccgcgaacccagtccgcgaactggcggaacttctcttcccgagattttctgctgagtttggaaaactcaaccgattagcttaagtccgagaacttgtttgtgagcttaagaggttatgatctaaagatgtgctctgaacatgaaacattaattattaaggaatgctttatgcaaaccgtggctataatgttcatgagacgattctaatcgaatcgaatcatctttgtttcaattgtgtcttgtgtagttacataagatctcatagaaattgaacaactcttaactagttcatttgaatcaattgaactagttatggtgaagaagaacatgattaatatgagatgctcatatggttgaccttttgggttatcatgttgaaccaacatacgtgtactcgtttgggcatggttttctcacaCCCAgttaaacgtgtacccaagtgtgtgtgacaagctatgtctttcgatctaacggttgagagatattggcttgaatctaaatcaagttttcatctaacggtgaatagagttttcttggtacctaaggcaaaaccctaatttgaaggctatataaatgagacttCTAGCATCGATCAAACTactccccacacgtccgtgtgctactagtgctctctctagagtcgatctccattaactcttgagtttcttctctaaactcgagttaacgacttaaagacttcattgggattgtgaatccagaccgataacacttttatcgtagttgtatgatctgatcttgcatcttctatcgtacgagtataatcgattgattggcttgatatcgtgagagttctccgataggcaagataaagaagtcacaaacatcttcgtctcactgtttgtgattcctcgacaatccgcttgtgtagtcaggaaggattgtagataggtgattgactaatataggttgttcttcgggaatataagtccgaattattaattggttcccgttaccttgattttatatctaaagacggaacaaaacctagggtttaaccgtgggagacatatttatcctttcgataaacttttctgtatgagacagattcgtttattatcaagtctgtgattttgggttgcagaaactctttgttgtgggtgagatcagcaaagggaatcaagtgcgcagtatcctgctgggatcagaggcggaagagtacaactgtaccttgtatcagtgggagattggtaggggttcaactatagatcagtctgaagttagcttggagtaggctagtgtctgtagcggcttaatatagtgtgtattcaatctggactaggtcccggggtttttctgcatttgcggtttcctcgctaacaaaacttctggtgtctgtgttatttattttccgcattatattttatataatagatataatacaggttgtgcatttgtaatcatcaacatctctaatccaacttttggttgttgattgtagttgattgatccttggacattggtatttggtaccgtccaagttatctctctttgataaagactccctattgattttagcttgagtaaagatcaaatcgagagattgagataataaattcttgagatacttttatctagattgagtctgactgtctagttgattctctagcaaagtatttcggagttagtccatagagattgttaagcgaaatattgggtggtgttgttagatccacGCTTTTTCAAAAAGTTTGTATCCTTTGGTTACTGAACTATAACCAACAAGAATACACTTTTCACTCTTATCATCTAATTTCTTTGTGAGTTCTTTAGGAATATGTGCATAAGCAATACACCCCAAAACTCTCAGATTTCTTACACTTGGTCTTGCACCTCTCCAAGCTTCTTCTGGTGTTTTATTTTTCAGACTATTTGTTGGACATCTATTGAGTAAATAGACTGTTGTATCAACTGCATAACTCCAGAAGTTCTTTGGTAaatattttgttcttcttattgTTCTTGCCATCTCTATTATTGTTCTATTCTTTCTTtatgcaacaccattttgttgaggtgtatatctTGCTGTTAATTGATGTAGAATGCCATGTTCTTCCATAAAACTATCAACAACTGTATATTCTAttcctctatcagttcttagTATCTTAATATTCTTTCCAATATTCTTCTCAGCATATGCATTAAAGCTTTTAAAAGCATGAAAAACATCACTTTTTTGTCTAAGTATATATACCCAAGCCTTTCTActataatcatcaatgaaagttatgaaataattattacctccatgtgatgTAACTTCAATAGGACCACACATATCACTGTGTACAATCTCCAACTGTTGTTTTGCTCTTCTGGCTTTATTCACTGGGAATGGATCTTTGTGTtgtttaccaaaaataaaattctCACACCTTGACTCTGGAAGCTCTATGATAGGTAGACCTGTCACCATCTCTTTCTTAGATAAAGGTTGTAAACTGTTAAAGTTTACATGACCCATTCTTTTGTGCCACAACCAA
This is a stretch of genomic DNA from Papaver somniferum cultivar HN1 chromosome 1, ASM357369v1, whole genome shotgun sequence. It encodes these proteins:
- the LOC113311159 gene encoding UPF0481 protein At3g47200-like isoform X1 gives rise to the protein MSDPNGDRVRLRSIYDYIVPMAGKDVSLVVDDLIGKLVAVPTRLWGSQVCIYKVHEKLHAVSSPSVYVPAVVSIGPIHYGNAKLKGTEEVKLYYISDVLTQRGKKDTNSATALLRKCFESIKKLEKEIRECYAEPILLESKEFIEMMVVDGLFIVGLFQNYRVEPLRDDDPLAHNPWKSQNLIWDLLLIENQIPMFVLESLYKLTASDEEQSLKTIGYLSYGFFKNYISFPRDKIVLRKMKETDLHEGVHYNHLLDHLSNTFHPLVDNEDSEVCPPLRRLIHALRVTTKFVTELFLPKPNTVHTSRLYMPSATQLNIAGIKIVKGSTESSFLDVSFKDGVMTIPPVIISGRTEPLLRNLMAAEQFSDRYTIYVTSYALFMDRLVVTAKDVEFLSSRGIITNNLGRFEEIADLFGRLHREVVLGAPFYYLGTFDRVNEYYNDRWNFYKAAIKRKYFIDPWVTTTDMSFSKQESYRRDFFFSEF
- the LOC113311159 gene encoding UPF0481 protein At3g47200-like isoform X2 produces the protein MAGKDVSLVVDDLIGKLVAVPTRLWGSQVCIYKVHEKLHAVSSPSVYVPAVVSIGPIHYGNAKLKGTEEVKLYYISDVLTQRGKKDTNSATALLRKCFESIKKLEKEIRECYAEPILLESKEFIEMMVVDGLFIVGLFQNYRVEPLRDDDPLAHNPWKSQNLIWDLLLIENQIPMFVLESLYKLTASDEEQSLKTIGYLSYGFFKNYISFPRDKIVLRKMKETDLHEGVHYNHLLDHLSNTFHPLVDNEDSEVCPPLRRLIHALRVTTKFVTELFLPKPNTVHTSRLYMPSATQLNIAGIKIVKGSTESSFLDVSFKDGVMTIPPVIISGRTEPLLRNLMAAEQFSDRYTIYVTSYALFMDRLVVTAKDVEFLSSRGIITNNLGRFEEIADLFGRLHREVVLGAPFYYLGTFDRVNEYYNDRWNFYKAAIKRKYFIDPWVTTTDMSFSKQESYRRDFFFSEF